From Coturnix japonica isolate 7356 chromosome 1, Coturnix japonica 2.1, whole genome shotgun sequence, the proteins below share one genomic window:
- the ADSL gene encoding adenylosuccinate lyase, with protein MATPCAEEDPLSRYRSPLVSRYASAEMAFNFSERKKFGTWRRLWLYLALAEKSLGLPITDEQIKEMEANLDNIDFKMAAEEEKKLRHDVMAHVHTFAHCCPKAAAIIHLGATSCYVGDNTDLIVLRDGFNLLLPKLARVISRLADFAEAHADLPTLGFTHYQPAQLTTVGKRCCLWIQDLCMDLQNLERTRDDLRFRGVKGTTGTQASFLQLFEGDHSKVEELDRLVTAKAGFKRSYMVTGQTYSRKVDIGVLSVLASLGASVHKICTDIRLLANLKEIEEPFEKEQIGSSAMPYKRNPMRSERCCSLARHLMTLVLDPLQTASVQWFERTLDDSANRRVCLAEAFLTADIILSTLQNISEGLVVYPKVIDRRIRQELPFMATENIIMAMVKAGGNRQDCHEKIRVLSQQAAAVVKQEGGDNDFIARVRADPYFSPIHNHLDSLLDPSSFTGRAPQQVAKFLKEEVRPALIPYQGKMGGKIELTL; from the exons ATGGCGACCCCCTGCGCCGAGGAGGACCCGCTGTCCCGCTACCGCTCCCCGCTGGTGTCGCGATATGCCAGCGCCGAGATGGCCTTCAACTTCAGCGAGAGGAAGAAGTTCGGCACCTGGCGCCGCCTCTGGCTCTACCTCGCTCTGGCCGAGAAG TCACTTGGGCTTCCCATCACAGATGAGCAGATAAAGGAGATGGAAGCAAATCTGGACAACATTGACTTCAAGATGGCAGcggaagaagagaagaagctgCGCCATGATGTGATGGCGCACGTTCACACCTTTGCTCACTGCTGTCCCAAAGCTGCAGCCATCATCCACCTTGGAGCAACTTCCTGCTACGTGGGGGATAACACG gatCTGATTGTCCTCCGAGATGGGTTTAACTTGCTGCTACCCAAG CTCGCAAGGGTGATCAGCCGGCTGGCCGACTTTGCTGAGGCACACGCTGACCTGCCTACCCTGGGCTTCACTCACTACCA ACCTGCACAACTTACCACTGTGGGGAAACGCTGCTGCTTGTGGATCCAGGACTTGTGCATGGACCTGCAGAACCTGGAGCGAACTCGGGATGACCTGCGCTTTCGGGGCGTGAAAGGCACCACTGGCACGCAGGCCAGCTTCTTGCAGCTCTTTGAGGGAGACCATAGCAAA GTTGAAGAGCTGGACAGATTAGTGACCGCAAAAGCAGGATTTAAGCG ATCTTACATGGTCACGGGGCAGACCTATAGTCGCAAGGTGGATATTGGAGTCCTGTCTGTACTGGCCAGTCTGGGGGCATCTGTTCACAAG ATCTGTACTGACATTCGTCTCCTGGCCAACCTGAAGGAGATAGAAGAGCCTTTTGAGAAAGAGCAAATTG GTTCAAGCGCTATGCCTTACAAGAGGAATCCAATGCGCTCAGAGCGGTGCTGCAGCCTGGCTCGGCACCTGATGACTCTGGTCCTGGATCCCCTCCAAACAGCTTCTGTGCAGTGGTTTGAGCGAACGTTGGATGACAGTGCTAACAG GCGCGTGTGCCTGGCTGAGGCTTTCCTCACGGCTGATATCATCCTGAGTACGCTGCAGAATATCTCCGAGGGACTCGTAGTGTATCCAAAG GTGATTGACAGGAGGATCCGGCAGGAGCTGCCATTCATGGCCACAGAGAATATCATCATGGCGATGGTGAAAGCAGGGGGCAATCGTCAG gatTGCCATGAGAAGATCCGTGTTCTCTCCCagcaagcagctgctgttgtgaaaCAGGAAGGGGGTGATAATGACTTCATTGCCCGTGTCCGTGCTGATCCTTATTTCAGCCCCATCCATAATCACCTTGACAGCCTTTTGGATCCTTCCTCCTTCACTGGACGTGCTCCTCAGCAG GTGGCAAAGTTCCTGAAAGAGGAGGTTCGACCAGCATTGATTCCATATCAAGGCAAGATGGGTGGGAAAATTGAGCTGACACTTTAG